The DNA region TGCCATCTTCATTCCCCCAAATAAACTCCACATGTGTTTTTTCCAGTCCAATCAAAATCAGCCCCATATAGGTTTCATTTATTAACTTAAAGTTCAAAACTAAACCCAGAAGTCTTCTCTCCAACTGCATACATCCAAACTCCCCATCTGATCTGAGTCCTTCCCGCTTTAGCAGGCTATTCTCAGCTCTTCCTAGCTGGAGCAATTCCCCCAGTACCAGGGTTTTCCCTCTCTCGCTCTCTGAAATTTCACTTCAGCCTCCTGAGCTGGCCTCTTACTCTAACCCCCTTCTGCCCTTTATTGAACattgcctgattcccctcagctggGCTCCTTCtctaatcagggctggcttggcCACAggctttccagcccagagcatgCGGCCCTGTCATAGGCAGGGATAGACCAGTATAGGTAAAGTGGTGCAACTTCTACGTGTAGACAAACCTTCACACATGTATTCCTCACACTGATTATGAAGGGAGTAGATAATGGGATGTATGACAACAAAGATGACAGAAAGAGAAGACTTAGTTTAGTTCTTTTATTGAATGATGCTTTTGGTAACAGAGACACAATTATTAGGGTCTCCTTGAAAACGGTAAAACATTAGAAGGAACTGGTGGGAAACATCGCCTGGGAGTGGAAGGAATTCTCAGGGCATTGCTTTGGTTATAAATGTACAGGCTGGGTTTTTCTATAAGAGGCTgatgttaggcacccaaatcctatGGACAgtgaatgggagttgggcacctaatacCCTTAGGTCCCATTGTCAATTACAACTGGACATTGTGGAGCAGATAGTGCACTGGATTAGGACTCTGGATATTTGGTTTCTTTGCCTGTCCTTGCCACTAGCCTGCTGAATGACTCTGGGCAGGTAACATCACATCtttctgcctttgtttccccaGCTATAACATGAGGATAAGGATGTGGAGCTAGGGCTAGAGTCACACAACTTCCACTTTAGGCCTCTGAATCCCAGAATCCGGCCCCCAGTTATTCACAAAACCCTGCTGAGCTGCCGgcaaaccctgtaggcacctaagtgTTTGCAGTAAAAGGCCCATAGGTCCCTATGTTTCTGTCTCTGGAcatgccccctgcagccccagaccAGGTACCTCGTCGCCGAAGCCCCAGAGTGATGCACGGACCTGGGGAAGAGAGACGTTCCCCTGTCTGGCTCACCTGCTGGGCCCAATCCAGAAAGCGAGGTGcccacatgcttttgaaaatcccactgggcaccCAAGTATCCTGAAAAACTGGCCCTAAGTCATTGTTAAAAATTGGCATATAAGAGGCCTGGGCTGGTGTCCTGTGTTCTGTGGTACAGGTTAGAGGGTTTCCTTTTGCTTTTCTGTTCCTTTGGAAAGAAGCCTGGGGATGAAAGACACTAAGAAACAAAAGTTAATTATACAATTGCCTAACACTGGAGTTCCATGTGGATATTGCAACCCTATATTTTTATAATGTAGGAAtcacacattgtgtgtgtgtgtgtgtagaattcTCTCACCCTACAATGAATGGATGCTCAGCATTCCAGCTGAGTTCATCTTGCCTGCAGTCTCTCACTGAGCACAAACTCCCCTCATTGTCTGAACATTGAGCAGCCAGAAGTTCAAGTCTCTCAGCAACCCAGTAGTACCCACCTGTGGCATCTTATAAAGCTCCTAAAAAGAATGGGGTCACAGGATTAAAGAACTCTCTGTCTCCACTTTCTCCCATGGTTGTGACTCTAAGAGCATGACACGAAACCCATGACCTTGGACTACAGCAGGCTTCGGTTCAGGCCCCAAACCAGCCTATGGTATGTCTATTTCATTTTAACCTAAGGAAACTGATCGGTTAGCATCGTCCAAACACAAACTTCCTGCTAGCTTTCCTCAGAGCTTCTTtgacctctttgtttctcaggctatAGATGAGAGGATTGACCAGGGGAGTCAGGACAGTGTAAACGACAGAGAGAACTTTCTTGAAATCTCTCAGTGTGTTGGTTGTTGGGAACATATAGGCAATTAGTAGAGTTCCATAATAAATGGTCACcacaatgaggtgggaggagcaggtggaaaaggccttttgcctcccaGTGGTGGAAGGAATTCTTAGGATGGTCACAATGATGTAGATGTAGGACATCAAGGTAAGTAGGAATGGGACCACTAAGAAAATCAAGCATAGTGTTAAAGCCAACATTTCCATCATCTGAGGATCATTGCAGGAGAGATTTACTAGGGGGATAAGATCGCAAAAGAAATGGTCAATATCATTGGAGCCACAGAAAGTTAACTGGGATATCGACAATGTTATTATGCCACTACATAGGAAGCCACCTGTCCAAGAGCCACCTGCAAGCTGGAGATAAAACCTGCCACTCATACGGGTTGCATAGTGCATTGGATTGCATatcgctaaataccgatcataagacatcactGATAAGAGAAGGCATTCTGTGGCAATCATAGAaccaaagaaaaaatattgtgtgAGACACCCACTAAATGAAATGGTTCTTTTCtcagtcaggagactggccagcatACTGGGCAGGATGGtcgaggtgtagcaggtctccaagcaggacaagttccccaggaagaagtacatgggggtgtgaaggtgacCATCAGTCACAACTAGCGCCATGATGAGGATGTTCCCAGCCATGGTTGCAATGTAGATCAAGAGAAACAGCAGGAAAAGAAGAAGGATTTGCAGATCAGGAAGAGTCCCAAATCCCAGGAAGATGAATTCTGTGATGGACGTTTGATTTCTCTGTTCTGGGTTCGTCATAGGTTGTGTCTATGGGAAAGAAATTCACTATGGGATATAAATGAAGAACATTCACTCAATAAAAGGTCAGCATTGTTTTCATTGTCCCTGCAGCTGCTTAACAGAACAATAGCTGAGTAGAGAGTGGAGGCTAGGGAAGGGAAATGAGGAAAATGCCATCTCACTTGACCCCTGGAACACATTTGATATATGAGCAGAATGCA from Malaclemys terrapin pileata isolate rMalTer1 chromosome 13, rMalTer1.hap1, whole genome shotgun sequence includes:
- the LOC128847207 gene encoding olfactory receptor 11A1-like produces the protein MTNPEQRNQTSITEFIFLGFGTLPDLQILLLFLLFLLIYIATMAGNILIMALVVTDGHLHTPMYFFLGNLSCLETCYTSTILPSMLASLLTEKRTISFSGCLTQYFFFGSMIATECLLLSVMSYDRYLAICNPMHYATRMSGRFYLQLAGGSWTGGFLCSGIITLSISQLTFCGSNDIDHFFCDLIPLVNLSCNDPQMMEMLALTLCLIFLVVPFLLTLMSYIYIIVTILRIPSTTGRQKAFSTCSSHLIVVTIYYGTLLIAYMFPTTNTLRDFKKVLSVVYTVLTPLVNPLIYSLRNKEVKEALRKASRKFVFGRC